In Pleurocapsa sp. PCC 7319, the following are encoded in one genomic region:
- a CDS encoding CIA30 family protein has translation MAKWELGRLWQTLTYFEVIPFINCWQRIFKRSQLQKSKQQTSMVILVAGATGGVGKRVVKNLLEQNYQVRALIRDVARAKDMLDSRVELFEADITIPETLKPEMMQDVSTVICCTGTKVQPVEGDTPTREKYYQGIKFYLPEVVDTPELVEYEGMKNLVKVVSAHIPPATNKLIFDFTNPNAEIKETWGAIDDVVMGGVSQSNIRLADGKAIFSGIVSTDNNGGFASVRTRNFDTPLDLSDYEGIELRVIGDGKRYKFIARCEGKWDGIGYCYSFDTVYNFPTTIRIPFQDLIPVFRAKTVEDANKIDASKIYSMQLMLSKFEYDGELNPKFEAGSFTLQVEYIKAYGGQAKPQFIQISSAGVTRPGRPGINLEEEPPAVRMNEQLGGILTWKLKGEEAIKASGLTYTIIRPCALTEQPGDKILYAEQGDNIRGQVSRDAIAELCIQAMNLPQAVNKTFEVREESQQGKTDWQNLFANLQQDS, from the coding sequence GTGGCGAAGTGGGAGTTGGGTAGACTTTGGCAAACTCTAACTTATTTTGAGGTTATTCCTTTTATTAACTGCTGGCAACGTATATTTAAACGTAGTCAATTACAAAAATCTAAACAACAAACAAGTATGGTAATTCTAGTAGCTGGAGCAACAGGTGGAGTTGGCAAGAGAGTCGTCAAAAATTTACTAGAACAAAATTACCAAGTGCGAGCTTTGATTAGAGATGTAGCTAGGGCTAAAGATATGTTAGATAGCCGGGTTGAATTATTTGAAGCCGATATCACTATTCCAGAAACCTTAAAACCAGAAATGATGCAGGATGTTAGCACAGTTATTTGCTGCACAGGAACTAAGGTACAACCAGTAGAAGGTGATACGCCAACGAGGGAAAAATATTATCAGGGAATCAAATTTTATCTGCCTGAAGTAGTAGATACTCCTGAACTAGTGGAATATGAAGGCATGAAAAACTTAGTCAAAGTTGTTTCTGCTCATATTCCTCCTGCGACTAACAAACTAATTTTTGATTTTACTAATCCCAATGCCGAGATTAAAGAAACTTGGGGAGCAATAGATGACGTAGTTATGGGAGGCGTTAGTCAAAGTAATATTCGTCTAGCGGATGGTAAAGCTATCTTTTCCGGTATTGTCTCTACAGATAATAATGGGGGGTTTGCTTCTGTACGTACTCGAAACTTTGATACTCCACTAGATTTATCAGATTATGAAGGAATTGAATTAAGAGTCATTGGTGACGGCAAACGTTATAAATTTATTGCTCGTTGTGAAGGTAAATGGGATGGTATCGGTTACTGTTATTCCTTTGATACAGTTTACAATTTTCCCACCACTATTCGGATTCCCTTTCAGGATTTGATTCCTGTATTTCGGGCTAAAACCGTTGAAGATGCCAACAAGATAGATGCCAGCAAAATATATTCAATGCAGTTGATGTTGAGTAAGTTTGAATACGATGGTGAACTAAATCCAAAGTTTGAAGCTGGTTCATTTACCTTACAAGTAGAATATATCAAAGCCTATGGTGGTCAAGCTAAACCCCAATTTATTCAAATAAGTTCAGCGGGAGTTACCCGTCCTGGTCGTCCAGGCATAAACCTCGAAGAAGAACCACCTGCTGTGCGCATGAATGAGCAACTAGGAGGAATCTTAACCTGGAAATTGAAGGGAGAAGAAGCTATTAAAGCAAGTGGCTTAACCTACACCATTATTCGTCCTTGCGCACTTACCGAACAACCTGGAGATAAAATTTTATACGCTGAACAAGGGGATAATATTAGAGGGCAAGTTAGCCGAGATGCGATCGCCGAGTTATGTATCCAGGCAATGAATTTACCCCAAGCTGTCAATAAAACCTTTGAGGTGAGAGAGGAATCACAACAGGGAAAAACCGACTGGCAGAATTTGTTTGCTAATTTACAACAGGATAGTTAG
- a CDS encoding CTP synthase has protein sequence MTKFVFITGGVVSSIGKGIVAASLGRLLKSRNYSVSILKLDPYINVDPGTMSPYQHGEVFVTDDGAETDLDLGHYERFTDTSMSRLNSVTTGSIYQSVINKERRGDYDGGTVQVIPHITNEIKERIHRVASNTGSDVVITEIGGTVGDIESLPFMEAIRQFRKDVGRNNVIYMHVTLIPWIPAAGEMKTKPTQHSVKELRSIGIQPDILVCRCDRPLFPGIKEKIAEFCDVAVSSVVTSLDASTIYEVPLILEQEGLAQQTLELLHLEQRQPDLENWRNLVIKMNSSRTKIEVAIVGKYIQLSDAYLSVVEALGHGAIAADCEVNLRWVSAEDIELHGAAKYLQDVGGVIVPGGFGIRGVDGKVAAIKYARNEKIPFLGLCLGMQCCAIEWARNVADLKDANSSEFDPESSNPIINILPEQQDVIDLGGTMRLGTYPCRLKPDTLAFSLYQKEVIYERHRHRYEFNNAYRNLFLETGYEISGTSPDGRLVEIIEMPEHPFFIATQFHPEFRSRPNNPHPLFLGFVQAAFNKSRHSEEVPISFSAPTA, from the coding sequence ATGACTAAATTTGTATTTATTACTGGTGGTGTCGTCTCCAGTATTGGTAAAGGTATTGTTGCTGCTAGTCTAGGTCGGTTATTAAAATCTCGCAACTACTCCGTATCAATCCTCAAACTTGACCCCTATATTAATGTTGATCCTGGTACGATGAGTCCTTATCAACATGGAGAAGTATTTGTAACTGATGACGGAGCGGAAACCGATCTAGATCTAGGACATTATGAACGTTTTACTGATACATCCATGTCACGTCTTAATAGTGTAACTACTGGGTCAATATATCAATCAGTAATTAATAAAGAAAGGCGAGGGGACTATGATGGCGGTACGGTTCAGGTAATCCCCCATATTACCAACGAAATCAAAGAGAGAATTCATCGCGTTGCCAGTAACACTGGTTCCGATGTAGTGATTACTGAAATCGGCGGGACGGTTGGCGATATTGAATCTTTACCTTTTATGGAAGCAATTCGTCAATTTCGTAAAGATGTGGGTCGGAATAATGTAATTTATATGCACGTTACCCTAATTCCCTGGATTCCCGCTGCGGGAGAAATGAAGACAAAACCGACTCAACATTCAGTCAAAGAATTACGTTCAATTGGTATTCAACCAGATATTTTAGTCTGTCGCTGCGATCGCCCTTTATTTCCTGGCATCAAAGAAAAAATTGCTGAATTCTGTGATGTAGCTGTAAGCTCAGTGGTTACATCTCTCGATGCCAGTACTATCTACGAAGTGCCACTTATTCTCGAACAAGAGGGATTAGCGCAACAAACCCTAGAATTATTACACTTAGAACAACGTCAACCCGATCTAGAAAATTGGCGTAATTTGGTGATTAAGATGAACTCCAGTCGCACCAAAATTGAAGTGGCGATTGTGGGTAAATATATACAACTGAGTGATGCCTATTTATCGGTAGTTGAAGCTTTAGGGCATGGTGCGATCGCCGCTGATTGTGAAGTGAATTTACGCTGGGTGAGTGCGGAAGATATTGAACTTCATGGCGCAGCTAAATATTTACAGGATGTGGGCGGAGTGATTGTACCAGGAGGTTTCGGCATTCGGGGAGTAGATGGCAAAGTCGCAGCGATTAAATATGCCCGTAATGAAAAAATTCCCTTTTTAGGCTTGTGTCTGGGAATGCAATGTTGTGCGATCGAGTGGGCGCGAAATGTAGCCGATCTTAAAGATGCGAATAGTTCTGAATTTGATCCTGAAAGTTCCAATCCGATTATTAACATACTACCAGAGCAGCAAGATGTTATCGACCTGGGAGGAACAATGCGCTTAGGAACTTATCCATGTCGTCTCAAACCTGATACCTTAGCTTTTTCTCTATATCAAAAGGAAGTAATTTATGAACGTCATCGTCATCGGTATGAATTTAACAACGCTTATCGCAATCTATTTCTAGAAACAGGTTATGAAATTAGCGGTACATCTCCTGATGGACGTTTAGTAGAAATAATTGAAATGCCAGAGCACCCCTTCTTTATTGCTACTCAGTTTCATCCTGAATTTCGTTCTCGCCCCAATAATCCCCATCCTCTTTTTTTAGGTTTTGTCCAAGCAGCATTTAACAAAAGTCGTCATTCAGAGGAAGTACCTATTTCTTTTTCAGCTCCCACAGCATAG
- a CDS encoding HAD-IB family phosphatase: MKFSRVVFCDFDGTITTQDTFVTMVKKFAPEVSVQLLPMIFSRQITLKEGVRQTLESISTNYYPQIIEHTANQPIRPGLKDFLDFLNYVKTPCVIISGGLTDVVKALLERQQLINKIAGIYAGEVDQTGQYLRVYSSIESDTELVAKVKAMAKYPAIEKIAIGDSVTDINMALAADLVFARDRLTEYLDDEKKSYVQWQDFFDVRDYLASHWQIDF; encoded by the coding sequence ATGAAATTTTCAAGAGTTGTTTTCTGTGATTTTGATGGCACAATAACCACTCAGGATACTTTTGTCACTATGGTCAAAAAATTTGCTCCCGAAGTATCCGTTCAGCTACTTCCGATGATTTTCAGCCGTCAAATCACTCTAAAAGAAGGTGTTCGACAAACTCTAGAGTCAATTTCAACTAATTATTACCCGCAGATTATTGAACATACTGCTAATCAACCAATTCGTCCAGGATTAAAAGATTTTTTAGATTTTCTTAACTATGTCAAAACTCCTTGTGTCATCATTTCTGGGGGATTAACAGACGTTGTCAAAGCATTATTAGAACGTCAACAGCTAATAAATAAGATAGCTGGAATTTATGCGGGAGAAGTCGATCAAACAGGTCAATATTTACGAGTTTATTCCTCAATTGAAAGTGATACCGAACTAGTGGCTAAAGTTAAAGCGATGGCTAAATATCCAGCAATAGAGAAAATTGCTATTGGTGATTCTGTAACTGATATTAATATGGCATTGGCGGCTGATTTGGTTTTTGCCCGCGATCGCCTCACGGAATATCTAGATGATGAAAAAAAATCCTATGTTCAGTGGCAAGATTTTTTTGATGTGCGAGATTATTTAGCATCTCATTGGCAAATAGATTTTTAG
- a CDS encoding DUF2839 domain-containing protein → MGEAKRRKEALGEQYGQNSERILPWIPITKAQSEKFLKLTSTGAWIGIGIMIAVWVTVRFIGPAFGFWEVY, encoded by the coding sequence ATGGGAGAAGCAAAGCGCCGGAAAGAAGCATTGGGAGAACAATATGGACAAAATTCTGAGAGGATTTTGCCCTGGATACCCATCACCAAGGCTCAATCAGAAAAATTTCTGAAACTGACAAGTACAGGAGCTTGGATTGGTATTGGGATTATGATCGCTGTTTGGGTAACGGTTAGATTCATTGGACCAGCATTTGGGTTTTGGGAAGTTTATTAA
- a CDS encoding CPP1-like family protein translates to MSEQNPYEQLGVTENSSFEEIQAAKKRLYEQHGNDSTVLESVEIAYDTIIMDRLRLRQEGKIKVPEKIRFPERTVEKSLKVPQMVNDNSAAWLQDFIDTPSQADILWPTGIFLTLSAIAVFSQNTEASIVPLLMALGFIANIYFLNRKEGRSGRAFLMSFVTLFAGIALGTVLVNLLFSQGNVTVLGGDQFTSAVTFCLFWLVSCFLR, encoded by the coding sequence ATGAGCGAACAAAATCCCTACGAACAACTTGGGGTCACGGAAAATTCTTCTTTTGAAGAAATACAAGCTGCTAAAAAACGGCTGTATGAACAACACGGGAATGATAGTACTGTTTTAGAAAGTGTCGAAATCGCTTACGATACCATTATTATGGACCGTTTGCGGTTACGCCAAGAAGGCAAGATTAAAGTGCCAGAGAAGATTCGCTTTCCTGAACGTACAGTTGAAAAATCCTTGAAAGTACCGCAGATGGTCAACGATAATTCAGCTGCTTGGTTACAAGATTTTATTGATACTCCCTCTCAAGCTGATATTTTGTGGCCGACTGGAATTTTCTTGACTTTATCAGCGATCGCTGTATTTTCTCAGAATACAGAGGCCTCCATAGTGCCACTGCTCATGGCTTTAGGCTTTATTGCTAATATCTATTTTCTTAATCGCAAAGAAGGTCGTTCTGGGCGAGCGTTTTTAATGAGCTTTGTTACTCTATTTGCCGGAATTGCTCTTGGCACAGTATTGGTTAACTTGCTTTTTAGCCAAGGTAATGTGACAGTCTTAGGAGGAGATCAATTTACTTCAGCAGTGACTTTTTGTCTTTTTTGGCTGGTTAGCTGTTTTTTACGTTAG
- a CDS encoding peroxiredoxin — protein MTLSVGTTAPAFTTTDDEGNSISLSDFAGKIVVLYFYPKDDTPGCTKQAQSFRDNFAEYQDKDMVVLGVSMDDQASHQQFKEKYGLPFKLLVDSDGAITKAYDVDGGGYAKRVTYIIDGNGNITHVDDNVNTSTHATDVLSSVGK, from the coding sequence ATGACTTTATCAGTAGGCACAACTGCTCCAGCTTTTACAACTACCGATGATGAGGGGAACAGCATTTCTTTATCAGATTTTGCTGGCAAAATAGTTGTTTTGTATTTCTATCCTAAAGACGACACTCCCGGATGCACCAAACAAGCCCAAAGCTTCCGCGATAATTTTGCGGAATACCAAGATAAAGACATGGTAGTTTTAGGTGTGAGCATGGACGATCAAGCATCTCATCAACAATTCAAAGAAAAGTATGGCTTGCCCTTTAAGCTTCTAGTTGATAGCGATGGAGCAATTACCAAAGCTTATGATGTTGATGGTGGGGGGTATGCTAAACGCGTAACTTACATTATTGATGGCAACGGTAATATTACTCATGTTGATGACAATGTAAATACTAGTACCCATGCTACTGATGTATTATCCAGTGTTGGAAAATAG
- the pstC gene encoding phosphate ABC transporter permease subunit PstC, producing the protein MNKSYEPRIEPRSSIERILDNSFYWIAKILAFAIAGVLVWITIQVAIKAMPAVQQFGLDFLTTSSWNPVNNQYGVWPAIYGTLVSSLIALAISVPIGLGVAIFLSEDYFPPAVQRIIVFLVELLAAVPSVVYGLWGIFVLIPFLKGFTPLRGPGMLPAALVLSVMILPTIAAISRDAVTNVDIGLRQAAVGLGATRWEAILQIILPAASSGIIGGIMLALGRALGETMAVTMLIGNSNKVDPSVFAPSNTVSSLLANQFAEASGLQVAALMYAALILFVITLVVNVLAQLLVTRLQKI; encoded by the coding sequence ATGAATAAAAGTTACGAGCCGAGAATTGAACCCCGTTCTAGTATTGAAAGAATTTTAGATAATAGTTTTTATTGGATCGCCAAAATTTTAGCTTTTGCGATCGCAGGTGTTTTGGTTTGGATTACAATCCAAGTAGCGATTAAAGCCATGCCTGCTGTTCAACAATTTGGTTTAGACTTTCTGACTACTAGTAGCTGGAACCCTGTTAATAATCAATACGGAGTCTGGCCGGCAATTTACGGTACTCTGGTCAGTTCATTAATTGCTCTGGCAATTTCTGTGCCGATTGGTCTGGGAGTAGCTATTTTTCTCAGTGAAGATTATTTTCCCCCGGCAGTTCAGCGAATTATCGTTTTTTTGGTAGAGCTATTAGCTGCTGTACCTAGTGTGGTTTATGGACTCTGGGGCATTTTTGTTTTAATTCCTTTTCTCAAAGGTTTTACCCCCTTAAGGGGTCCAGGGATGTTACCAGCCGCTTTAGTTCTATCGGTAATGATTTTACCTACTATTGCTGCCATTTCAAGAGATGCAGTAACTAATGTAGATATAGGTCTACGTCAAGCTGCGGTAGGCTTAGGGGCGACTCGTTGGGAAGCAATTTTACAAATCATTTTACCAGCTGCGTCTTCAGGTATTATTGGTGGCATTATGTTGGCTTTAGGGCGTGCATTAGGAGAGACAATGGCTGTCACAATGCTGATCGGGAACTCCAATAAAGTAGACCCTTCAGTGTTTGCACCTTCAAATACAGTTTCTTCTCTCTTAGCTAATCAATTTGCGGAAGCCAGTGGTTTACAGGTAGCGGCGTTAATGTATGCAGCATTAATTTTATTTGTCATTACCTTGGTGGTAAATGTGCTTGCTCAGTTACTAGTAACCAGACTACAAAAAATTTAA
- the pstA gene encoding phosphate ABC transporter permease PstA, with product MTVKQTPKHEDFEVVSLKRNPTSPRTLFGLVMSGIAGLFTFIAIVPLFIILTYLLTKGISSLSASVFTELPPPPLVDGGGFGNAILGTVIMVGIGALISVPLGIMAAIYLSEFNEGKVADWIRFATNVLSGVPSIIVGVFAYSAIVLTTKNYSAWAGGFALAILMLPIIVRTTEESLKLVPQEVRQASVGVGASQYQTVLQVVLPAAIPAIITGVTLAIARAAGETAPLLFTALFTQYWPNWDNLLVEPTASLAVLVYNFAIVPFKNQQDLAWGAAFILVLLVLATSIISRLATAKRTY from the coding sequence ATGACTGTAAAACAAACCCCAAAACATGAGGATTTTGAAGTAGTTAGCCTAAAACGCAATCCCACCTCGCCTCGTACCCTTTTCGGTTTAGTTATGAGTGGCATTGCTGGTTTATTTACTTTCATAGCAATTGTGCCTCTATTTATTATTCTGACTTATCTCCTAACCAAAGGGATCAGCTCTCTCTCAGCCTCTGTCTTTACGGAATTACCCCCTCCTCCTCTAGTCGATGGAGGTGGTTTTGGTAATGCCATCTTAGGAACAGTTATTATGGTGGGAATTGGAGCACTGATAAGCGTTCCTCTGGGAATTATGGCGGCGATTTATCTCTCAGAATTTAATGAGGGCAAAGTTGCCGACTGGATCCGTTTTGCGACTAATGTTTTGAGTGGTGTACCTTCAATCATTGTGGGCGTATTTGCCTACAGTGCTATTGTCTTGACTACCAAAAACTATTCGGCATGGGCAGGTGGTTTTGCTTTAGCGATTTTGATGTTACCAATTATTGTCCGCACAACTGAAGAATCTCTGAAGCTTGTGCCTCAAGAAGTTCGTCAGGCATCGGTCGGTGTTGGAGCTAGTCAATATCAAACAGTTTTACAAGTCGTTTTGCCTGCGGCGATACCAGCCATTATTACAGGGGTAACATTAGCGATCGCTCGTGCTGCTGGGGAAACTGCACCATTACTCTTTACGGCTTTGTTTACTCAATATTGGCCCAACTGGGACAACTTACTAGTTGAACCGACTGCTTCTTTAGCAGTATTAGTTTATAATTTTGCGATCGTTCCTTTTAAAAATCAGCAGGATTTAGCTTGGGGGGCAGCATTTATTTTGGTACTTTTGGTTTTAGCAACCAGTATCATTTCTCGTTTAGCAACGGCAAAACGTACATATTAA
- a CDS encoding DUF4126 domain-containing protein, which translates to MEIILALCLGVTLSAASGFRLFLPPLAMSLASLFGDLQLSSGFEWLGTYPAVIALGIATIVEILAYYVPVVDNLLDTIEIPTAVAIGTILTAANLGDINPVLQWGLAAIAGGGTAGIIETFTAMTRAASTGMTGGTGNFLVATIEALSSGVLSILALTLPFLAAALVISLLIMALTKLPRLIASRRRKQTRANDTHLN; encoded by the coding sequence ATGGAAATTATATTAGCTCTCTGTTTGGGAGTTACTCTGAGTGCAGCTTCTGGATTTCGCTTATTTTTGCCACCATTAGCGATGAGTTTAGCCTCTCTTTTTGGAGATTTGCAATTATCATCTGGATTTGAGTGGTTGGGAACTTATCCAGCAGTGATCGCCTTGGGAATTGCTACGATTGTCGAAATCTTAGCTTACTATGTTCCCGTTGTAGATAATCTACTAGATACGATTGAAATCCCTACCGCAGTTGCTATTGGGACGATTTTAACTGCCGCTAACTTAGGTGATATAAATCCCGTGTTGCAATGGGGTCTGGCAGCGATCGCCGGAGGGGGAACAGCAGGAATAATTGAAACCTTTACGGCTATGACTCGGGCAGCTTCTACAGGAATGACAGGAGGAACAGGCAATTTCTTGGTCGCAACTATTGAAGCCTTAAGCTCTGGAGTTTTGTCTATTTTGGCTTTAACTCTACCTTTTCTGGCTGCTGCTTTAGTAATTAGCCTTTTGATTATGGCACTCACTAAATTACCGAGGTTGATTGCTTCTCGCCGACGCAAACAAACCAGGGCAAATGATACCCATTTAAATTAA
- a CDS encoding putative PEP-binding protein, with protein MLLRKTVSYIYWLSQIQHSEQFLVGEQLFILSQLLQHECSIFPGLVLSNDLLHQFLANLKEEQSLIYRLFDSWKYLNVNDYQALQSLASQSRQIINQAKLPIAWQTEIFQVVQQLNADSFILQPFVTIPHHQHLDSNGLWRSHTCNNNPEALAQAIKRVWSELFTAKSLLYWHKLGVSVEKIELAILVRPLKSAYASGSIEVASGLFRIKASWGLEQSLIQGDVEPDEYYVDRHSGYVISRHLGHKNYAYRPQKIDLTSPLSDCLEGYIPQETSSDTYVLEPKAIARLLELTQDILEKQPQIKYLIWVAPEIKDQSESISHFYFTQFNHLLASSTNLLPKKVTQVLLPSSSIRPLLTGIAASPGNVLAKVIVIENFETQSFSIPAASILVTKNITPDQVSLIKHVKGIITETGGKTSHGAIIARELSIPAVVNAVNATKILHNGLEVLLNGNDGNVYPAAAAKQLSRSHLSPDHLFTPNYPIATKLMVNLSQPESLANALDLPVDGVGLLRSELMLADLLASQSIDHWREELSRTQFLSALTDSLYQFVAAFAPRPVFYRSLDWYAKDSHHPSLGSRGTYSYLADPTLFSLELEALANITAEGYSNLNLILPFVRSVEEFKFCYRCLENTGLTAEKSFQVWIMAEVPSVIFLLPDYIRAGVQGIAIGTNDLTQLLLGADREQSDLSDRGLNANHPAMHKAISELITTAKDNGIDCCICGQAPVEYPNLIEELVKWGVTAISVEPNAVEKTYQAIARAERKILLSSLNKQL; from the coding sequence TTGCTGTTACGTAAAACAGTGAGCTATATTTACTGGCTTTCACAAATTCAGCATTCAGAACAGTTTTTGGTTGGGGAACAACTATTTATCCTCAGCCAATTACTTCAACACGAATGTTCAATTTTCCCCGGATTAGTTTTAAGTAATGACCTATTACATCAGTTTTTAGCCAATCTAAAAGAGGAACAGTCTTTAATTTATCGTTTGTTTGATTCCTGGAAATATTTAAATGTTAATGACTATCAAGCTCTACAGTCACTTGCCAGCCAAAGCCGGCAAATAATTAACCAGGCTAAATTGCCGATAGCATGGCAAACAGAGATCTTTCAAGTAGTACAGCAATTAAATGCGGACAGTTTTATTCTGCAACCTTTTGTCACCATTCCCCATCATCAACATCTAGATAGTAACGGTTTATGGCGATCGCATACTTGCAATAATAATCCCGAAGCTTTAGCTCAAGCAATCAAACGAGTTTGGTCAGAATTATTTACTGCCAAAAGTTTATTATATTGGCATAAATTAGGGGTGAGTGTCGAAAAAATCGAGCTGGCGATTTTAGTTAGACCATTAAAATCTGCTTATGCTTCGGGTAGTATTGAAGTTGCTTCGGGTTTGTTCCGAATCAAAGCTAGTTGGGGTTTAGAGCAGAGTTTAATCCAAGGAGACGTAGAACCAGATGAATATTATGTAGATCGTCATTCAGGCTATGTAATATCACGCCATCTGGGACATAAAAACTATGCATATCGTCCCCAAAAAATAGACCTCACCTCACCATTATCCGATTGTTTGGAAGGCTATATTCCTCAGGAAACCTCCTCGGATACTTATGTTTTAGAGCCAAAGGCGATCGCCAGACTACTTGAGTTGACCCAAGATATTTTAGAGAAACAACCACAGATTAAATATCTAATTTGGGTAGCGCCAGAGATAAAAGATCAATCTGAGTCGATATCACATTTTTACTTCACTCAGTTTAATCATCTTTTAGCTTCGTCTACCAATCTACTTCCCAAGAAAGTAACTCAAGTTTTACTACCTTCATCATCAATACGACCCTTATTAACTGGTATTGCAGCTTCTCCAGGTAATGTTCTAGCGAAGGTGATCGTCATTGAGAATTTTGAAACTCAATCATTCTCTATTCCTGCTGCTAGCATTTTGGTCACTAAAAACATTACTCCCGATCAGGTATCTTTGATTAAGCACGTTAAGGGAATCATTACCGAAACAGGTGGCAAAACCAGTCATGGAGCAATTATCGCTAGAGAATTAAGTATTCCGGCGGTGGTTAATGCTGTCAATGCGACTAAGATTCTTCACAATGGATTAGAGGTGTTATTGAATGGGAATGACGGCAATGTTTATCCCGCTGCTGCGGCCAAACAATTATCACGGTCTCATCTGTCTCCTGACCATTTGTTTACGCCCAACTATCCCATCGCTACTAAGCTCATGGTTAACCTTTCTCAGCCGGAAAGCCTTGCCAATGCTCTTGATTTACCGGTGGATGGAGTTGGGCTATTACGTTCAGAATTGATGCTGGCAGATTTATTGGCTTCTCAGTCAATAGACCATTGGCGAGAAGAATTATCTCGAACTCAGTTTCTCTCTGCCTTGACTGATTCTCTCTATCAATTTGTGGCAGCTTTTGCCCCTCGTCCTGTATTTTATCGCTCTCTTGATTGGTATGCTAAAGACTCACACCATCCTAGTTTAGGTTCTCGAGGTACATATAGTTATTTAGCCGATCCTACTTTATTCTCTTTAGAATTAGAAGCACTAGCAAATATTACAGCAGAAGGTTATTCAAATCTAAATTTGATTTTGCCCTTTGTTCGCAGTGTCGAAGAGTTCAAATTTTGTTATCGTTGTTTAGAAAATACTGGTTTAACTGCTGAAAAATCATTTCAAGTCTGGATTATGGCAGAAGTCCCATCGGTAATCTTTTTACTCCCTGATTATATCCGTGCCGGGGTTCAAGGTATTGCTATTGGTACTAATGATTTAACCCAGTTACTTTTGGGGGCGGATCGAGAACAGTCTGATTTGAGCGATCGTGGTTTAAATGCTAATCATCCAGCTATGCACAAGGCGATCTCTGAGTTAATTACTACTGCTAAAGATAACGGTATCGATTGCTGTATTTGTGGTCAAGCACCAGTAGAGTATCCTAATCTGATTGAGGAACTGGTGAAATGGGGAGTTACTGCAATTTCCGTTGAACCAAATGCAGTCGAAAAAACTTATCAGGCGATCGCTCGTGCGGAAAGAAAAATACTGTTAAGTTCTCTGAACAAACAACTATAG
- a CDS encoding ParA family protein, whose translation MGTIISTVNMKGGVGKTTLTVNLATCLAKRHNKRVLVLDLDSQISATLSLVSPHDFAKLRKKKHTLSYLLDNVINPNPWSKLEIQDIIVPNICEIDGLELLPGDIELYDEYRVSEMLHQQAVENDEQEFQKVWDNFERILIKQIIEPVIDQYDFIILDCAPGYNLLTRSGIAASNYYLLPARPEPLSLVGIQLLERRIAKLRESHKNIQPLDVNLLGIVFILSAGGLMGRYYKQVMKRVKDDFYPEQLFEQSIPMDVNVAKAVDLFTPVTLAMPNSGGSKAFMKLSDEFLAKALVKEQELVAVT comes from the coding sequence ATGGGAACTATCATCAGCACCGTCAACATGAAAGGTGGAGTAGGTAAAACTACTCTAACTGTTAATCTTGCTACCTGTTTGGCTAAAAGACATAACAAGCGTGTATTAGTTTTAGATTTAGATTCACAAATTAGTGCCACCTTGAGTTTGGTCTCGCCCCACGATTTTGCAAAATTACGTAAGAAGAAACATACTTTAAGCTATCTCCTGGATAATGTAATTAATCCTAATCCTTGGAGTAAATTAGAGATTCAAGATATCATTGTCCCCAATATTTGCGAAATAGATGGTTTAGAATTACTTCCGGGAGATATTGAACTTTATGATGAGTATCGAGTCTCAGAAATGTTACATCAACAAGCTGTTGAAAATGATGAACAAGAGTTTCAAAAAGTTTGGGATAACTTTGAGAGAATTCTGATCAAACAAATTATTGAACCAGTCATCGATCAATATGATTTCATTATTCTTGACTGTGCCCCAGGATATAATCTACTAACCCGTAGTGGTATTGCTGCTAGTAATTATTATCTGTTGCCTGCGCGACCCGAACCTTTATCTTTAGTGGGAATTCAACTATTAGAAAGGAGAATTGCCAAACTAAGAGAAAGCCATAAAAATATTCAGCCTCTAGATGTAAATCTTTTGGGAATTGTGTTTATTCTCTCTGCCGGTGGACTGATGGGCAGATATTATAAACAGGTTATGAAAAGAGTTAAAGATGACTTTTATCCTGAACAATTATTTGAACAATCAATTCCGATGGATGTTAATGTTGCCAAGGCAGTTGATTTATTTACCCCTGTCACTTTAGCCATGCCAAATTCTGGAGGTTCCAAGGCATTTATGAAATTAAGTGACGAATTCTTAGCAAAAGCTTTAGTTAAAGAGCAAGAGTTGGTTGCTGTTACGTAA